A genomic region of Cyprinus carpio isolate SPL01 chromosome B13, ASM1834038v1, whole genome shotgun sequence contains the following coding sequences:
- the LOC109112025 gene encoding galactosylgalactosylxylosylprotein 3-beta-glucuronosyltransferase 2, whose amino-acid sequence MKSLFYTRFFILLPWILIVIIVIDIDTKRLSVRNTASFYLSRLGNAQQRQVVRTTRTSSSSTSTSSRSNATSLPVIYAITPTYSRAVQKAELTRLANTFRQVPQFHWIVVEDSNSHTELVSRFLARSGLRYTHLNVFTPRRFKRTGMPRATEQRNLALGWLRGHLSFKDKGVVFFADDDNTYSLELFEEMRSTRRVSVWPVGLVGGRRYERPLVEKGKVVGWYTGWKADRPFAIDMAGFAVNLQVILSNPRALFKRRGAKPGMQESDFLKQITKVEDLEPKAKNCTQVLVWHTRTEKVNLGNEPKRQQDSVYIEV is encoded by the exons ATGAAATCCCTCTTCTACACGCGCTTTTTCATCCTTCTTCCGTGGATCTTGATAGTGATCATCGTGATCGACATCGATACGAAGAGGCTGTCTGTTCGGAACACGGCCAGCTTTTATTTGTCTCGGCTGGGAAATGCGCAGCAGCGGCAGGTCGTCAGGACGACTcgcaccagcagcagcagcaccagcACCAGCAGCAGGAGTAACGCCACATCTCTCCCGGTCATTTATGCCATCACTCCTACTTACAGCCGAGCGGTGCAGAAAGCAGAGCTCACCCGCTTGGCAAATACGTTCCGCCAGGTTCCGCAGTTCCACTGGATCGTTGTAGAGGATTCTAACTCCCACACGGAGCTGGTTTCTCGGTTTCTCGCCCGCTCTGGGCTGCGATACACTCACCTGAACGTGTTCACCCCGCGCAGGTTCAAGCGGACAGGGATGCCCCGAGCGACCGAGCAGAGGAACTTAGCGCTCGGCTGGCTGAGAGGACATCTCTCGTTCAAAGATAAAGGAGTCGTTTTCTTCGCGGATGATGATAACACTTACAGCCTTGAGTTATTTGAAGAG ATGCGGTCAACCAGGAGAGTGTCAGTGTGGCCAGTGGGACTTGTTGGAGGCCGGAGGTACGAGCGGCCCTTGGTGGAAAAGGGGAAAGTGGTCGGCTGGTACACTGGTTGGAAGGCGGACAGGCCGTTTGCAATTGACATGGCTG GCTTTGCAGTGAACCTTCAGGTGATCCTGTCAAACCCACGTGCCCTGTTCAAGAGAAGAGGAGCCAAACCAGGGATGCAAGAGTCTGATTTCCTCAAACAGATCACTAAGGTGGAGGACTTGGAGCCAAAGGCCAAGAACTGTACCCAG GTCCTGGTCTGGCATACCCGCACTGAGAAGGTCAACCTGGGTAACGAACCAAAGCGGCAACAAGACTCGGTCTATATAGAGGTCTAG